In Parasegetibacter sp. NRK P23, the genomic stretch TAAATGGAACGGCGCCCCCTTAAACGTAAACAACGCATCCCAGTTGTTCAGGTATTTCCATACCACCAAAGCAAAGTTTTCCATCCTCACCAACGGCATTGAATACCGTTTCTATACTGATCTCGTGGAAGCCAATAAAATGGACGAAAAGCCTTTCTTCGTTTTCGATATTACCGACATCAAAGACAACCAGATCGAAGAACTGAAGAAGTTTCACAAAAACTATTACGATTTCGACAACATCGTCAGTACCGCCAATGAATTGAAATACACGAATGAACTGAAAACACTCATTCATAATGAAATCGCCAATCCCGGACCGGATTTTGTGAAGCATTTCGCCAGGCAAATCTACAGCGGTACTATCACGGCAAAAGTACTGGACCAGTTCACCAACTTCACCCGGAAATCATTTACGCAATACATCAACGACCTCATCAACGACCGTCTGAGATCAGCGCTTTCCAAAGAAACCGAGAGCCAGAAAGAAACAGAAGCCGCTCCGGAATTACCACCATCCACCGATAGCATTGTAACCACCGCAGAAGAGTTGGAGGCATTCTATATCGTAAGGGCAATACTCCGTGTGCAAATCGATGGCAACCGCGTGCACCACAGGGATGCCCTCTCCTACTTCGCTATCCTGCTGGACGACAACAACCGGAAAAGCATCTGCCGCCTTTACCTCACGAATACCCGGAAACAGATCGGGCTCTTTGATGAACAGAAAAAAGAAACCAAATGCGAACTTAAAACACTCGGAGACATATACCTATACGCAGATCAGTTGCTGAATACAGTTGCTGTACTCGACAAACAAAAACAGGTGGCGGAAGTGAAGGAATAGCTGCATCAATATTCTTCATTCAAAATTCACTCCCATGATTAAACGCACGCTTTATTTTGGGAATCCGGCTTACCTGAAAACGGCCAATGAACAACTGATTATAGAAATGCACGATTCAGGAGAAACCCAACCGGTCCCCATTGAAGACATTGGCATCCTGATCCTGGACAACACCCAAATCACCATTACACAGGTACTGATTTCCAAATTACTGGCCAACAATACAGCATTAATCACCTGCGACCACACCCATCATCCTGTTGGTTTGATGCTGAACCTGGATGGCAACAATTTGCAAAGCCAGAAATTCAAAGTACAGATTGACGCGTCCGTTCCGCTGAAAAAGCAGTTGTGGCAACAAACCGTGGCGCAGAAGATATACAACCAGGCCATGGTACTGAAGAGCCAAAGAGCCGAAAACAAGCTTTTACTCAACCTTTCAAAAGAAGTAAAGAGCGGCGATTCAGAAAACCTTGAAGGTCAGGCGGCGGCGTATTACTGGAAACATGTATTCCCCGATTTCCTGGAATTCCGCAGGGAACGATATGGCGCGAACCCC encodes the following:
- a CDS encoding type I restriction endonuclease, which codes for MDFKDKIKLLAERVSKLKDQIKTEEATKNAFIMPFISELGYDVFNPMEVTPELVADIGIKQGEKIDYAILKDGDPIILIECKWNGAPLNVNNASQLFRYFHTTKAKFSILTNGIEYRFYTDLVEANKMDEKPFFVFDITDIKDNQIEELKKFHKNYYDFDNIVSTANELKYTNELKTLIHNEIANPGPDFVKHFARQIYSGTITAKVLDQFTNFTRKSFTQYINDLINDRLRSALSKETESQKETEAAPELPPSTDSIVTTAEELEAFYIVRAILRVQIDGNRVHHRDALSYFAILLDDNNRKSICRLYLTNTRKQIGLFDEQKKETKCELKTLGDIYLYADQLLNTVAVLDKQKQVAEVKE
- the cas1 gene encoding type II CRISPR-associated endonuclease Cas1; translated protein: MIKRTLYFGNPAYLKTANEQLIIEMHDSGETQPVPIEDIGILILDNTQITITQVLISKLLANNTALITCDHTHHPVGLMLNLDGNNLQSQKFKVQIDASVPLKKQLWQQTVAQKIYNQAMVLKSQRAENKLLLNLSKEVKSGDSENLEGQAAAYYWKHVFPDFLEFRRERYGANPNNLLNYGYALLRAMVARSLVGSGLLPTLGIHHRNQYNAYCLADDIMEPYRPYVDLVVCGIIRQNGKFLEMTPSMKKELLKIPQLDVKINGQKSPMLMAIQRTTASLAKCFEGLSKKIIYPVME